From Halanaeroarchaeum sulfurireducens, a single genomic window includes:
- a CDS encoding adenosylhomocysteinase produces MDTAPPISDRLEDLETARDDGRQKIDWAFQHMPILQSLREDFEDEQPFAGVTIGMALHVEAKTAALVETLADGGAEVAITGCNPLSTHDDVSAALDANDAITSYAKHGAEDEDYYAAIEAVIDHEPAVTVDDGGDLVFRIHEEHPGLIDSIVGGTEETTTGVHRLRAMDEDGALEYPVIAVNDTPMKRLFDNVHGTGESSLASIAMTTNLAWAGKTVVVAGYGHCGRGVAKKAAGQNAHVVVTEVDSRRALEAHMEGYEVTTMAEAAEKGDVFVTTTGNRDVIAREHFEVMQDGAVLANAGHFDVEINLDELADLATAERDARDGVREYELEDGRRINVLAEGRLVNLAAPVSLGHPVEVMDQSFAVQAVSVRELLENGADYDAAVHEVPDDLDREVAEVKLAAEGVAFDTLSEEQEDYLQSWQHGT; encoded by the coding sequence ATGGACACCGCGCCCCCAATCAGCGACCGCCTCGAGGACCTCGAGACGGCCAGAGACGACGGCCGACAGAAGATCGACTGGGCGTTCCAGCACATGCCCATCCTCCAGTCGCTCCGCGAGGACTTCGAGGACGAACAGCCCTTCGCGGGCGTCACGATCGGCATGGCGCTCCACGTGGAGGCCAAAACCGCGGCGCTCGTCGAGACGTTGGCCGACGGCGGGGCCGAGGTCGCCATCACCGGCTGCAACCCGCTCTCGACCCACGACGACGTGAGCGCCGCTCTCGACGCCAACGACGCCATCACGTCCTACGCGAAACACGGCGCCGAGGACGAGGACTACTACGCGGCCATCGAGGCCGTCATCGACCACGAGCCGGCCGTCACCGTGGACGACGGCGGCGACCTGGTCTTCCGCATCCACGAGGAGCATCCGGGACTCATCGATTCTATCGTCGGCGGAACCGAGGAGACCACGACCGGCGTCCACCGGCTCCGCGCGATGGACGAGGACGGAGCCCTGGAGTACCCCGTCATCGCCGTGAACGACACGCCGATGAAACGGCTGTTCGACAACGTGCATGGCACCGGCGAGTCCTCGCTGGCCAGCATCGCCATGACCACGAACCTCGCCTGGGCGGGCAAGACCGTCGTCGTCGCGGGGTACGGCCACTGCGGCCGCGGCGTCGCCAAGAAGGCCGCCGGCCAGAACGCCCACGTCGTCGTCACCGAGGTCGACTCGCGTCGCGCGCTCGAGGCCCACATGGAGGGCTACGAGGTGACGACGATGGCCGAGGCCGCCGAGAAGGGAGACGTCTTCGTGACCACGACGGGGAACCGCGACGTGATCGCGCGCGAGCACTTCGAGGTCATGCAGGATGGCGCCGTCCTCGCGAACGCCGGCCACTTCGACGTCGAGATCAACCTCGACGAACTCGCCGACCTCGCCACGGCCGAGCGCGACGCTCGCGACGGCGTTCGCGAGTACGAACTCGAGGACGGTCGGCGGATCAACGTCCTCGCGGAGGGACGACTCGTCAACCTCGCCGCACCCGTCTCGCTGGGTCATCCCGTCGAGGTCATGGACCAGAGTTTCGCCGTGCAGGCGGTGAGCGTGCGTGAACTCCTCGAGAACGGTGCGGACTACGACGCGGCCGTCCACGAGGTGCCCGACGATTTGGACCGCGAGGTGGCGGAGGTGAAACTCGCGGCCGAGGGCGTGGCGTTCGACACGCTCAGCGAAGAGCAGGAGGACTACCTGCAGAGCTGGCAGCACGGAACGTAG
- a CDS encoding NAD(P)-dependent alcohol dehydrogenase: MKAFVMEELGSVGFADKPEPSPGPTDAILRPTKGLVCTSDVHTVHGAIGERENLTLGHEVVGVVEAVGSEVDHFDAGDRVAVGAITPDWGSDAAQDGHPSQSGQALGGWKFANVKDGIFAELVHVNEADANLAHIPDGVTDEEAAYVTDMMSTGFMAAENADIPMGGTVAVFAQGPVGLMATKGAALQGAATIFAVETVPERQELAREYGADEVIDFDDVDPVEAIMERTDGDGVDAAIEALGNSVSFEQCVAVTKAGGTISNAGYHGEGEYVNLPREEWGVGMAEKTIATGLCPGGRLRLRRLLRLLDEGRVDPTKMTTHEFPFDEVDEAFRLMETKEDGVIKPLVNFE, encoded by the coding sequence ATGAAAGCATTCGTAATGGAAGAACTCGGCTCGGTCGGATTCGCGGACAAACCAGAACCGTCACCGGGACCGACCGACGCGATCCTTCGACCGACGAAGGGGCTGGTCTGCACCTCCGACGTCCACACGGTTCACGGGGCAATCGGCGAGCGAGAAAACTTGACGCTGGGTCACGAGGTCGTGGGCGTGGTCGAGGCGGTCGGATCGGAGGTCGATCACTTCGACGCGGGCGATCGCGTCGCGGTGGGCGCGATCACGCCCGACTGGGGCTCGGACGCCGCACAGGACGGCCATCCCTCGCAATCAGGGCAGGCGCTCGGTGGCTGGAAGTTCGCCAACGTCAAAGACGGGATCTTCGCCGAACTGGTGCACGTCAACGAGGCCGACGCGAACCTCGCACACATCCCCGACGGCGTCACCGACGAGGAGGCCGCGTACGTGACGGACATGATGAGCACGGGCTTCATGGCCGCCGAGAACGCCGACATCCCGATGGGCGGGACGGTCGCCGTCTTCGCCCAGGGGCCCGTCGGATTGATGGCCACGAAGGGCGCAGCCCTTCAGGGGGCCGCCACGATATTCGCGGTCGAGACCGTCCCCGAACGGCAGGAACTGGCCCGCGAGTACGGTGCGGACGAGGTCATCGACTTCGACGACGTCGACCCCGTCGAGGCCATCATGGAGCGGACCGACGGTGACGGGGTCGACGCAGCCATCGAAGCGCTCGGGAACAGCGTGAGCTTCGAGCAGTGCGTCGCCGTGACCAAGGCCGGCGGCACCATCTCCAACGCGGGCTACCACGGCGAGGGCGAGTACGTGAACCTCCCGCGCGAGGAGTGGGGCGTCGGTATGGCCGAGAAGACCATCGCGACCGGCCTGTGCCCCGGTGGCCGCCTGCGGCTCCGGCGCTTGCTCCGACTACTCGACGAGGGACGCGTCGACCCGACGAAGATGACGACCCACGAGTTCCCCTTCGACGAGGTGGACGAGGCGTTCCGGCTGATGGAGACCAAAGAGGACGGTGTCATCAAGCCGCTCGTGAACTTCGAGTGA
- a CDS encoding ORC1-type DNA replication protein translates to MADDPEEGMLSWDESVFRDEHVFEIDYVPEAFRHRESQMETLKYALRPAVRGSRPLNVVVRGPPGTGKTTAIQKVFAELDHQPGVRAVRVNCQVDSTRYAVFSRIFEELFEYEPPSSGISFKKLFGQVADSLVDNEEVLVVALDDVNYLFYEGEASDTLYSLLRAHEAHPGTKIGVIVVSSDLDLDVIDDLDGRVQSVFRPEEAYFPVYDVTEIADILQDRIDAGFQDGAVPTTVTDRVAELTAETGDLRVGIDLLRRAGLNAERRASRTVERQDVEDAFDDAKHVHLSRNLRALTDTERTLVKVVAEHGDERAGDVYDAFHERTDLGYTRYTEIVNKLDTLGIIEAEYEQLEGRGRSRRLRLAHDEDAVRDHL, encoded by the coding sequence ATGGCAGACGACCCCGAGGAGGGGATGCTGTCCTGGGACGAATCGGTGTTCCGAGACGAGCACGTCTTCGAGATCGACTACGTGCCAGAGGCGTTTCGCCACCGCGAGTCTCAGATGGAGACATTGAAGTACGCGCTGCGACCGGCAGTGCGCGGGTCGCGCCCGCTCAACGTCGTGGTCCGTGGACCGCCCGGAACGGGAAAGACCACCGCGATCCAGAAGGTTTTCGCCGAGCTCGACCACCAGCCCGGCGTGCGGGCCGTTCGGGTGAACTGTCAGGTCGACTCGACCCGGTACGCGGTGTTTTCACGCATCTTCGAGGAACTCTTCGAGTACGAACCTCCCTCCTCTGGCATCTCCTTCAAGAAGCTCTTTGGGCAGGTTGCCGACTCGCTGGTCGACAACGAAGAGGTACTCGTCGTCGCCCTCGACGACGTCAACTATCTCTTTTACGAGGGAGAGGCGTCCGATACGCTCTACTCGCTGTTACGCGCACACGAGGCCCACCCCGGCACGAAAATCGGTGTCATCGTCGTCTCCTCGGACCTCGACCTCGACGTTATCGACGACCTCGATGGCCGGGTCCAGAGCGTCTTCCGCCCCGAAGAGGCCTATTTCCCCGTCTACGACGTCACGGAGATCGCCGACATTCTGCAGGATCGTATCGACGCGGGCTTCCAGGACGGGGCGGTCCCGACCACGGTCACCGATCGGGTCGCCGAACTGACCGCCGAGACGGGTGATCTCCGCGTCGGCATCGATCTCCTTCGTCGGGCCGGCCTCAACGCGGAACGGCGCGCCAGCCGCACGGTCGAACGCCAGGACGTCGAGGACGCCTTCGACGACGCCAAACACGTCCACCTCTCGCGGAACCTTCGGGCGCTCACCGACACCGAGCGGACCCTCGTGAAGGTCGTGGCCGAACACGGCGACGAGCGGGCCGGCGACGTCTACGACGCCTTTCACGAGCGGACCGACCTCGGCTATACGCGCTACACCGAGATCGTCAACAAACTCGACACGCTGGGCATCATCGAGGCCGAATACGAGCAACTCGAGGGCCGAGGCCGGTCACGGCGGCTCCGACTCGCCCACGACGAGGACGCGGTCCGCGATCATCTTTAA
- a CDS encoding amidohydrolase: MTTVVIRGGRVLRPDMTVDRADVLVDGETGTIRAVGDVPAGDEVLDATEGLVMPGLVNAHTHAAMTLLRGYADDKPLDRWLREDIWPTEAALEPADVRAGTDLAMAEMIRSGTTAFGDMYFYMNEVAEAVEAAGLKARIAHGIVTVGKDASAAQDDLEEGLYIAKSHDGTADGRVRTAFAPHSLTTVSEEQLAAFVPKARAAGVPLHFHANETRDEVDPIVAERDERPLAYADSLDMLSQGDFLAHGVHLDETEMGLLADRGTSVVHCPASNMKLASGMAPVQRLLDAGVGVALGTDGAASNNDLDVFDEMRDAAMIGKLAAGDPAAVAAETVVRMATEGGNRALGFDGGRIEEGAAADVVVVDFDAPRMTPVHDYVSHLAYAATGSDVRHTLVDGRVLLRDRKLTTLDLDAVRERAASRAADLVDRAG; encoded by the coding sequence ATGACCACGGTAGTCATTCGTGGTGGGCGGGTCCTCCGGCCGGACATGACCGTCGACCGGGCCGACGTCCTCGTCGACGGGGAGACCGGGACGATTCGCGCGGTCGGGGACGTCCCGGCCGGCGACGAAGTGCTCGACGCGACGGAGGGTCTCGTCATGCCAGGGCTGGTCAATGCCCATACACACGCCGCGATGACGCTCCTCCGGGGCTACGCGGACGACAAACCCCTCGATCGATGGCTGCGCGAAGACATCTGGCCGACCGAGGCAGCCCTGGAACCGGCGGACGTGCGCGCCGGGACCGACCTCGCGATGGCGGAGATGATCCGTTCGGGAACGACGGCCTTCGGGGACATGTACTTCTACATGAACGAGGTCGCCGAGGCCGTCGAAGCGGCGGGGCTCAAAGCCCGCATCGCCCACGGCATCGTCACTGTCGGCAAGGACGCATCGGCCGCCCAGGACGATCTGGAGGAGGGACTCTACATCGCGAAATCCCACGACGGGACCGCCGACGGCCGCGTCCGGACGGCGTTCGCTCCCCACTCGCTCACGACCGTCTCCGAGGAGCAACTCGCGGCGTTCGTCCCGAAAGCGCGGGCGGCCGGGGTCCCGCTTCACTTCCACGCGAACGAGACGCGTGACGAAGTCGATCCGATCGTCGCCGAGCGCGACGAGCGGCCGCTCGCCTACGCCGACTCGCTCGACATGCTCTCGCAGGGCGACTTCCTCGCCCACGGCGTCCACCTCGACGAAACCGAAATGGGCCTGCTCGCGGACCGCGGGACGAGCGTGGTCCACTGCCCGGCGTCGAACATGAAACTCGCATCGGGGATGGCACCGGTCCAGCGGCTACTCGACGCGGGCGTCGGCGTGGCGCTCGGGACCGACGGCGCGGCCTCGAACAACGACCTGGACGTCTTCGACGAGATGCGGGACGCCGCGATGATCGGCAAGCTCGCGGCGGGCGACCCGGCTGCGGTTGCCGCCGAGACTGTCGTCCGGATGGCGACGGAGGGCGGGAACCGCGCTCTCGGGTTCGACGGCGGGCGCATCGAGGAGGGGGCGGCCGCCGACGTGGTCGTGGTGGACTTCGACGCACCGCGCATGACGCCTGTCCACGACTACGTCTCCCACCTGGCCTACGCGGCGACGGGATCGGACGTTCGCCATACCCTCGTCGACGGCCGGGTACTACTGCGGGACCGGAAGCTGACGACCCTCGACCTCGACGCCGTCCGGGAGCGAGCGGCGTCGCGGGCGGCCGATCTCGTCGACCGCGCCGGGTGA